Proteins found in one Xenopus laevis strain J_2021 chromosome 1L, Xenopus_laevis_v10.1, whole genome shotgun sequence genomic segment:
- the dapk3.L gene encoding death-associated protein kinase 3 L homeolog has translation MSGFRQQNVDDFYEMGEELGSGQFAIVRKCRERSTGVEYAAKFIKKRRLSSSRRGVSREEIEREVDILREIQHPNIITLHDVFENRTDVVLILELVSGGELFDFLAQKESLSEEEATMFLKQILDGVHYLHHKNIAHFDLKPENIMLLDQSSPSPRIKLIDFGIAHKIEAGNEFKNIFGTPEFVAPEIVNYEPLGLEADLWSIGVITYILLSGASPFLGDTKQETLTNISGVNYDFDEEYFSNTSELAKDFIRRLLVKDPKKRMTIDQSLEHSWIKAIKRRNVRHEDSGKRPERRRLKTTRLKEYTIKSHSSMPPNNTYVNFERFSHVLEELGAAEDALRELQKSQATSREDLCALRSIYEEKESWYHEEQEGVGRQLVGLRQELQRRESQRRQVQEDLRGAMLSANALKRRFGKLENRYEALQAQFTAEMSFVEDLLKTVERGEDGLRGVC, from the exons ATGAGCGGATTCCGGCAGCAGAATGTCGATGACTTTTATGAAATGGGAGAAGAATTGGGCAG cGGGCAGTTTGCAATTGTGCGGAAGTGCCGGGAGCGTTCTACAGGTGTGGAGTATGCAGCTAAATTTATTAAGAAACGCCGATTGTCATCTAGCCGCCGAGGTGTGAGCCGAGAAGAAATTGAGAGGGAGGTAGACATACTAAGAGAGATTCAGCACCCCAACATCATCACCTTACATGATGTGTTTGAGAATCGCACAGATGTGGTCCTGATACTTGAGCTTGTTTCTGGAGGGGAGCTTTTTGACTTTCTGGCACAAAAGGAAAGTTTAAGTGAGGAAGAGGCAACCATGTTCCTGAAGCAGATACTTGATGGTGTTCATTATTTGCACCATAAGAATATTGCACATTTTGACCTTAAG CCAGAGAATATCATGCTTTTGGACCAGAGTTCCCCCAGTCCAAGAATAAAACTCATAGATTTTGGAATTGCTCACAAGATAGAGGCTGGGAATGAATTCAAAAATATCTTTGGAACTCCTGAATTTGTAG CTCCAGAAATCGTAAACTATGAGCCTTTGGGACTGGAAGCTGATCTGTG GAGCATTGGAGTTATCACTTACATTCT TCTCAGTGGAGCATCACCATTTCTTGGAGACACCAAGCAGGAAACGTTGACTAACATTTCAGGTGTGAATTATGATTTTGATGAAGAATATTTCAGCAATACCAGTGAATTAGCTAAAGATTTTATTCGCCGGCTGTTGGTGAAAGATCCAAA AAAACGAATGACCATCGATCAGAGTTTAGAGCATTCATGGATTAAG GCTATCAAGCGCCGAAATGTCCGACATGAGGACAGTGGAAAACGCCCTGAACGCCGTCGCCTGAAGACTACACGTTTAAAGGAATACACAATAAAATCACATTCTAGCATGCCTCCAAATAACACCTATGTGAATTTTGAAAGGTTTAGCCATGTATTAGAGGAGCTGGGAGCAGCAGAAGATGCACTTCGTGAGCTTCAAAAGAGTCAGGCCACCTCACGCGAAGACCTGTGTGCCTTGCGCTCTATCTACGAGGAAAAGGAAAGTTGGTACCATGAAGAGCAGGAAGGTGTTGGGCGTCAACTTGTAGGGCTCCGGCAAGAACTGCAGCGCAGAGAGAGTCAGCGTCGGCAGGTACAGGAGGATTTAAGGGGAGCTATGCTTAGTGCCAATGCTTTGAAGAGAAGGTTTGGTAAATTGGAAAATAGATATGAGGCCCTGCAGGCACAATTTACTGCAGAAATGAGCTTTGTGGAAGATTTGTTAAAAACTGTGGAGAGAGGTGAAGATGGATTAAGAGGAGTGTGCTGA